In Azospirillum ramasamyi, the following are encoded in one genomic region:
- a CDS encoding exonuclease domain-containing protein has protein sequence MSRLIDAVRARPSAVTEAARTQSSARRYVVIDCETTGLSTAGGDRMVSFAAIELAEATPTGRCLSLIFNPGRKSNPHALRVHGLPDHLLRHQDPFHSVAEDIRGFLDGSVLVGHNVGFDIEFLRHEFDLCGISWAPPRSVCTMHHARGRVAGRASLDAVATLFGIDVGIRARFHGAFVDAEITSRLFQKMILGSAEMLAVPHLEPTNQIDPPPVVRHPAVPISHGIAG, from the coding sequence ATGAGCCGTTTGATCGATGCAGTGCGTGCCCGTCCGTCGGCGGTGACCGAAGCCGCCCGGACGCAATCCTCCGCCCGCCGTTACGTCGTGATCGACTGTGAGACCACCGGGCTGTCGACGGCCGGCGGCGACCGCATGGTCAGCTTCGCCGCGATCGAACTGGCGGAGGCGACGCCGACCGGCCGCTGTCTCAGCCTCATCTTCAATCCGGGGCGCAAGTCGAACCCGCATGCGCTGAGGGTGCATGGGCTGCCGGACCACCTGCTGCGCCACCAGGATCCGTTCCACAGCGTCGCTGAAGACATCCGCGGCTTCCTGGACGGCTCGGTGCTGGTCGGCCACAATGTCGGCTTCGACATCGAGTTCCTGCGGCACGAATTCGACCTCTGCGGCATTTCCTGGGCGCCGCCCCGATCGGTTTGCACGATGCACCACGCCAGGGGGCGGGTGGCCGGGCGCGCCTCGCTCGATGCGGTGGCGACGCTGTTCGGCATCGACGTCGGCATCCGGGCGCGCTTCCACGGCGCCTTCGTCGATGCCGAGATCACCAGCCGCCTGTTCCAGAAGATGATCCTGGGCAGTGCCGAGATGCTGGCGGTTCCCCATCTGGAGCCGACCAACCAGATCGACCCGCCGCCGGTGGTCCGGCATCCGGCCGTCCCGATCAGCCACGGCATCGCCGGTTAG
- a CDS encoding FAD-binding oxidoreductase, which translates to MDVIAELSGLIGADAVLTSKSDLDSATEDWRGRYRGPALCLVRPANAEQVAAVVRCCARHGIPLLPQGGNTSLCGGAVPSEAGPAPVILNLSRMRAVRSIDPVNSTMEVEAGCVLATVQEAAAAAGRLYPVSLGAEGSCQIGGTIATNAGGTSVLRYGNTRDNVLGLEVVLADGTIWSGLYGLRKNNTGYDLKHLFIGSEGTLGIITAATLKLHPLPTRHAVAWVGMASPADALTLLTRVQERCGARLSAFEMINRLQLDLVVEQVPGRRSPIGTPADWHVLIELSDNSGGDALDAELQGILEDAFGEGLLTDAALAASDAQRHAMWEVRHSVSEANKKAGVGLTTDCAVPLSAVPAFIDAATAAVRALVPGLPVIVVAHLGDGNVHFIPFFSFDGWAAAAPDAAGREALAAAIRHAVNDEAARLNGTFSAEHGVGRVQLGEMARYKPAAELALMRAVKRALDPQNLFNPGRLLPPG; encoded by the coding sequence GTGGACGTGATCGCGGAGCTGTCGGGCCTCATCGGCGCCGACGCCGTTCTGACATCCAAATCCGACCTGGACTCCGCGACGGAGGACTGGCGCGGCCGCTATCGCGGGCCGGCGCTCTGCCTCGTCCGGCCGGCGAATGCCGAACAGGTGGCGGCGGTGGTGCGCTGCTGCGCCCGCCACGGGATTCCTCTGCTGCCGCAGGGCGGCAACACCAGCCTGTGCGGCGGCGCCGTTCCGTCGGAGGCGGGCCCCGCTCCGGTCATCCTCAACCTGTCGCGCATGCGCGCGGTCCGCAGCATCGACCCGGTCAACAGCACGATGGAGGTCGAGGCCGGCTGCGTGCTCGCCACCGTGCAGGAAGCGGCGGCGGCGGCCGGGCGGCTCTATCCGGTCAGCCTGGGCGCGGAAGGCTCCTGCCAGATCGGCGGGACCATCGCGACCAATGCCGGCGGCACCTCCGTCCTGCGATACGGCAACACGCGCGACAATGTGCTGGGGCTGGAGGTGGTGCTGGCCGACGGCACGATCTGGTCCGGTCTGTACGGCCTGCGCAAGAACAACACCGGCTATGACCTGAAGCACCTGTTCATCGGGTCGGAAGGCACGCTCGGCATCATCACCGCGGCAACGCTGAAGCTGCATCCGCTGCCGACGCGCCATGCCGTCGCCTGGGTCGGGATGGCGTCGCCGGCCGATGCGCTGACCCTGCTGACCCGCGTGCAGGAACGCTGCGGCGCCCGGCTGTCGGCCTTCGAGATGATCAACCGCCTCCAGCTCGATCTGGTGGTGGAGCAGGTTCCGGGACGCCGCAGCCCGATCGGGACGCCGGCCGACTGGCATGTGCTGATCGAGCTGTCGGACAACAGCGGCGGCGACGCGCTGGATGCCGAACTTCAGGGGATCCTGGAGGACGCCTTCGGCGAGGGTTTGCTGACCGACGCCGCGCTGGCCGCCAGCGACGCCCAGCGCCACGCCATGTGGGAGGTGCGCCACAGCGTGTCGGAGGCGAACAAGAAGGCCGGCGTCGGGCTGACCACCGATTGCGCGGTGCCGCTGTCGGCGGTGCCGGCCTTCATCGACGCCGCCACCGCCGCGGTGCGGGCGCTGGTGCCGGGCCTGCCGGTGATCGTCGTCGCCCATCTCGGCGACGGCAACGTCCACTTCATCCCCTTCTTCAGCTTCGACGGCTGGGCCGCCGCCGCCCCGGACGCCGCCGGCCGCGAGGCGCTGGCCGCCGCCATCCGCCATGCGGTGAACGACGAGGCCGCCCGGCTGAACGGCACCTTCAGCGCCGAGCACGGCGTCGGCCGCGTCCAGCTGGGCGAGATGGCGCGCTACAAGCCCGCCGCCGAGCTGGCGCTGATGCGCGCGGTCAAGCGGGCGCTCGACCCGCAGAACCTCTTCAACCCCGGCCGGCTGCTGCCGCCGGGCTGA
- a CDS encoding IS5-like element ISAzba7 family transposase (programmed frameshift) has translation MAAPLVSDALWAIIEPLIPPEPPKPKGGRPRLDDRAALTGILFVLRTGIPWELLPVEMGCGSGMTCWRRLHEWHRAGVWERLHRVLLDRLGYANAINWDRAAVDSASVPGKKGGEETGPNPTDRGKPGSKRHILVDANGIPLALRISPANRHDSKLLEALVDAVPAIRQCAGRPRRRPAKLHADKGYDFAHCRQALRQRAIIPRIARRGVESSERLGRHRWVVERTLAWFARFRRIAVRYERRADIFTAFHHIAASLICWRFVQRWFC, from the exons ATGGCAGCCCCTCTTGTTTCCGACGCCTTGTGGGCGATCATCGAACCGCTGATCCCGCCGGAGCCGCCCAAGCCAAAAGGCGGACGGCCCCGGTTGGACGATCGTGCGGCGCTGACCGGCATCCTATTCGTGCTGCGCACGGGTATTCCTTGGGAGCTTCTGCCGGTGGAGATGGGCTGCGGCTCGGGGATGACCTGCTGGCGGCGTCTGCACGAGTGGCATCGGGCTGGCGTGTGGGAACGGCTGCATCGTGTGCTGCTCGACCGGCTCGGCTATGCCAACGCCATCAACTGGGATCGTGCAGCGGTGGACAGCGCCAGCGTCCCGG GCAAAAAGGGGGGTGAGGAGACCGGCCCGAACCCGACGGATCGCGGCAAGCCGGGCTCCAAGCGCCACATCCTCGTCGATGCTAACGGCATCCCGCTCGCCCTGAGGATCTCGCCAGCCAACCGGCACGACAGCAAGCTGCTGGAGGCGCTGGTCGATGCCGTGCCGGCGATCCGCCAGTGTGCGGGCCGGCCCCGGCGCCGCCCGGCCAAGCTGCACGCCGACAAGGGCTACGACTTTGCACACTGCCGGCAGGCGCTGCGCCAACGAGCGATCATTCCGCGGATCGCCCGGCGTGGCGTCGAGAGCAGCGAGCGTCTTGGCCGACACCGATGGGTGGTCGAGCGTACGCTCGCTTGGTTCGCCCGCTTCCGCCGCATCGCCGTCCGCTACGAACGGCGCGCCGACATCTTCACTGCCTTTCACCATATCGCGGCCAGCCTCATCTGCTGGCGCTTCGTCCAGAGATGGTTCTGTTAG